One part of the Algibacter sp. L1A34 genome encodes these proteins:
- a CDS encoding transglutaminase domain-containing protein, whose protein sequence is MKRFIFILIAFVGFSAISQQSDFNTIDFKKTDSISELYNYTALKNLPVLAHNLTFHLDSDVEKFRAIYKWVCLNIEGDYCFYLKTTRKRKKFKNDSLDFTNWNKSLQKKVFKQLVDNQKTICSGYAYLIKELAALSGIECEIVNGYSRSPSSQIGELGVANHSWNAVKLNNKWYLVDATLASGYFNVNENQFVKNYNDGYFLASPEQFSKSHFPLDSKWLLLDDKPRADEFVNGPIVYGSSFKYNILPIFPQNLKNEILKNDYVVFKLKVFDENDIEEIELIITKGSSSKAIKLVDYKYEDGLLEFKHQFNKKGSFDVHLKKGNDILASYSVIVEKEKKILI, encoded by the coding sequence ACCGATAGTATTTCTGAGTTGTATAACTATACTGCATTAAAGAATTTGCCAGTTTTAGCACATAATCTCACGTTTCATTTAGATTCTGATGTCGAAAAATTTAGAGCCATTTACAAATGGGTTTGCCTCAATATAGAAGGCGATTATTGTTTTTATTTGAAAACCACTCGTAAGCGGAAAAAGTTTAAAAATGATAGTTTGGATTTTACCAATTGGAATAAGAGTTTACAGAAAAAAGTGTTTAAACAGTTGGTAGACAACCAAAAAACTATTTGTTCAGGTTATGCTTATTTAATTAAAGAATTGGCGGCACTATCTGGTATTGAGTGCGAGATTGTAAATGGCTATAGTCGTTCGCCAAGTAGTCAAATTGGTGAACTAGGTGTAGCAAATCATTCATGGAATGCGGTGAAGCTGAATAATAAATGGTATTTGGTAGATGCTACTTTAGCGAGTGGTTATTTTAATGTGAATGAAAACCAATTTGTTAAGAATTATAACGATGGTTATTTTTTAGCCTCACCAGAGCAGTTTTCTAAAAGTCATTTCCCTTTAGATTCAAAGTGGTTATTGTTAGATGATAAACCACGGGCTGATGAATTTGTTAATGGGCCGATAGTTTATGGAAGTTCTTTTAAATATAATATTTTGCCTATTTTTCCACAGAATCTAAAAAATGAAATTTTAAAAAATGATTATGTTGTTTTCAAGTTGAAGGTTTTTGACGAGAATGATATAGAAGAGATAGAGCTTATAATAACCAAAGGAAGTAGTTCTAAAGCAATTAAATTAGTCGACTATAAATATGAAGATGGTTTACTTGAATTCAAACATCAGTTTAATAAAAAAGGCTCCTTTGATGTTCATCTTAAAAAAGGAAATGATATTCTTGCTTCTTATAGCGTAATAGTGGAGAAGGAGAAAAAGATTTTGATATAA
- a CDS encoding T9SS type A sorting domain-containing protein, which produces MKKKYAFLLFLCFQLSFSQYGNVSTIAGDGSQGYSGDGGPATSAVTNFPSDVVIDNSGNIYFSEITNCVVRKIATDGTITTVAGVVGNCSFDGDGGPANVAKLDFPSGLGVDANGNLYISDRNNHRIRKVATNGIITTVAGNGTDGDSGDGGQATAANLDTPTDVAVDATGNIYISDWYNHKIRKINTSGVISTYAGTGDSGFSGDNGLATAAKLKSPDGIAVDADGNVYFSDRSNDRIRKISTSGIITTVAGKGGFNAFSGDGGQATDAEFNDPNGIALDATGNIYVVDRDNHRVRKIGTDGIINTIVGTGTTGYSGGGYNGDGQIGTATLLNKPTGIAIDNSGNVIFADYNNHRIRKLASSSLSVNNFSKNIISFYPNPISGDQKLTIESKENISEISILNSTGQVVNKVTVNSDIYSASMDNLSKGIYFVKLSNDKNQSTTYKLVKN; this is translated from the coding sequence ATGAAAAAAAAATACGCTTTTTTATTGTTTTTATGCTTCCAACTTTCCTTTTCTCAATATGGAAATGTGTCAACTATTGCCGGTGATGGTAGTCAAGGTTATAGTGGTGATGGAGGTCCTGCTACTTCTGCTGTTACAAACTTTCCTTCAGATGTTGTGATTGATAATTCTGGAAATATTTATTTTTCAGAAATCACTAATTGTGTTGTTAGAAAGATAGCTACAGATGGAACAATAACAACAGTAGCGGGTGTTGTTGGTAATTGTAGTTTTGATGGTGATGGAGGCCCAGCTAATGTGGCAAAACTAGACTTCCCTTCAGGATTAGGAGTAGATGCTAATGGCAATTTATATATATCCGATAGAAATAATCATAGAATTAGAAAAGTGGCTACTAACGGCATTATAACTACTGTTGCAGGTAATGGTACTGATGGTGATAGTGGTGATGGTGGTCAAGCTACTGCTGCTAACTTAGACACCCCTACGGATGTTGCTGTTGATGCTACTGGAAATATTTATATTTCTGATTGGTACAACCATAAAATAAGAAAAATTAATACAAGTGGAGTTATATCTACTTATGCCGGAACCGGTGATAGTGGATTTTCTGGAGATAACGGTCTAGCCACTGCCGCAAAATTAAAAAGCCCTGATGGCATAGCTGTCGACGCCGATGGAAATGTCTATTTTTCAGACAGAAGCAACGATCGAATTAGAAAAATAAGCACCAGCGGTATTATTACTACTGTTGCAGGCAAAGGAGGTTTTAATGCTTTTAGTGGAGACGGAGGACAAGCTACAGATGCAGAATTCAATGACCCCAATGGAATTGCATTAGATGCAACCGGAAATATATATGTTGTTGACAGAGATAATCATAGAGTTAGAAAAATTGGAACAGATGGTATTATTAATACTATTGTTGGAACTGGCACTACTGGTTATTCTGGTGGAGGATATAATGGAGATGGACAAATAGGCACAGCTACTTTGTTAAATAAACCAACAGGTATTGCTATTGATAATTCTGGAAATGTAATCTTTGCGGATTACAATAATCACCGAATTAGAAAATTAGCATCATCTTCTTTAAGTGTCAATAACTTCTCTAAAAATATAATTAGCTTTTATCCTAACCCTATTTCTGGAGACCAAAAACTGACTATAGAATCTAAAGAGAACATCTCTGAAATTTCTATCCTAAATTCAACTGGGCAAGTTGTAAATAAAGTAACTGTAAATAGTGATATTTATTCTGCTTCTATGGATAACTTAAGTAAAGGAATTTATTTTGTTAAGTTGAGTAATGACAAAAACCAAAGTACAACTTATAAGCTTGTAAAAAATTAA
- a CDS encoding T9SS type A sorting domain-containing protein, with the protein MKLKLLIFSSLLLFGSKIQAQSLWYENESQTENIIFTNTLDGTFTLNQPNPNTGGLNTNTVSSKFKRKSNVTRGFLYFEIPQNIVSDALYTISLKAYIDIPTADVSAVNRIRLYLTNTTTGDFKQITLKFTKGQEWEQFSFIFNPGDLPAGGFLDGGYNQMHIGYGNGQVSTSEITYYIDQIYGSMEQKPLVDVLKGSWGGRFYVRGGEDLDQYVAPIADGGKAYDYIAGAQEMANNYPTMGHVITNATNNANSQLWTLRTNLNVDAVMGVPNSIIDEEFVPSLANEQIIIDVINILKNKSKKVILYLNTLSPGDRATAEGAVAWNNYVDTYFSGDGHAAWVNLCEGYIKRFTDLGVDGYWLDAFGSYNVNSSLGDSDPENTTAQRAEFVRMVRNAAPNATITTNIDKDSFVDEDGELILVDTDGVDDIDERDYAIIKMTATNPWSDFTAGHITPLGQGAPPNSWAYEEFTVTDIEESSTSVYKSSKKTLKHLFLPIRATWSSERSDLMFDGEQAYRFAKRITDAGGSVTFSNTTSTDGTTPDDEVEILEFLNQQFTNNAPASVYQRPLGAFLVGENENLSTKDFHEIANATIKIYPNPVKNSFKISEEFVSLFVYDITGKALLQFSGDEDDLNVSKLNTGIYLLKVNDSQGNSSFAKFIKQ; encoded by the coding sequence ATGAAATTAAAATTACTAATTTTTAGTTCACTTCTTTTATTTGGAAGTAAAATACAGGCGCAATCTCTCTGGTATGAAAATGAGTCACAAACAGAGAACATTATATTTACAAACACTTTAGACGGTACTTTTACTTTAAATCAACCCAACCCCAATACAGGCGGATTAAATACAAATACAGTCAGCTCTAAGTTTAAAAGAAAATCAAATGTAACTCGAGGTTTTTTGTATTTCGAAATACCTCAGAATATTGTTTCTGATGCATTATATACAATAAGTTTAAAAGCATATATAGATATTCCAACAGCAGATGTATCAGCTGTAAATCGTATCCGTTTGTATTTAACAAATACAACTACAGGAGATTTTAAGCAAATCACATTAAAATTTACAAAAGGACAAGAATGGGAACAATTTTCTTTTATTTTTAATCCAGGAGATTTACCTGCAGGTGGGTTTTTAGACGGTGGTTACAACCAAATGCATATTGGTTATGGAAATGGACAAGTATCAACATCTGAGATCACTTACTATATAGATCAAATATATGGTTCAATGGAACAAAAACCTCTTGTAGACGTACTTAAAGGATCATGGGGAGGTCGTTTTTACGTAAGAGGAGGTGAAGATTTAGATCAATATGTGGCTCCTATTGCAGATGGAGGAAAAGCCTATGATTATATTGCGGGAGCACAAGAAATGGCAAATAACTACCCAACAATGGGACATGTAATTACCAATGCTACCAATAATGCGAACTCTCAACTATGGACTTTAAGAACAAACCTTAATGTAGATGCTGTGATGGGAGTTCCAAATTCCATTATTGATGAAGAATTTGTGCCTAGTTTAGCTAACGAACAAATTATTATTGACGTTATTAACATATTAAAAAATAAGAGTAAAAAAGTAATTTTATATTTAAATACTTTAAGTCCTGGAGATAGAGCTACAGCGGAAGGAGCAGTAGCTTGGAATAATTACGTAGACACTTATTTTTCTGGTGATGGTCATGCAGCATGGGTTAATTTATGTGAAGGTTATATAAAACGTTTTACTGACTTAGGTGTTGATGGATATTGGTTAGATGCTTTTGGAAGCTATAACGTCAATTCCAGTCTTGGAGATTCAGATCCTGAAAACACGACTGCTCAAAGAGCAGAATTTGTGCGAATGGTTCGTAATGCAGCACCTAATGCTACTATAACAACTAATATTGATAAGGATTCTTTTGTAGACGAAGATGGAGAGCTAATATTGGTAGATACAGATGGTGTCGATGATATTGATGAAAGAGATTACGCGATTATAAAGATGACAGCAACAAATCCTTGGTCAGACTTTACAGCGGGGCATATTACTCCTTTAGGTCAAGGAGCACCGCCTAATTCTTGGGCTTACGAAGAGTTTACGGTAACAGACATTGAAGAATCATCAACATCTGTGTATAAGTCAAGTAAAAAAACATTAAAGCATTTGTTTTTACCTATACGAGCAACATGGTCTAGTGAAAGATCTGATTTAATGTTTGATGGAGAACAAGCCTATAGATTTGCAAAAAGAATTACTGATGCAGGCGGATCTGTAACTTTTTCAAATACAACTTCTACAGACGGAACAACCCCGGATGACGAAGTTGAAATATTAGAATTTTTAAATCAACAATTTACAAACAATGCTCCCGCATCTGTTTATCAGCGTCCTTTAGGTGCTTTTTTAGTAGGAGAAAATGAAAATCTTTCAACAAAAGACTTTCACGAAATTGCTAATGCAACAATTAAGATATATCCTAATCCAGTAAAAAATTCATTTAAAATATCTGAAGAATTTGTTTCCCTATTCGTTTATGATATCACAGGTAAAGCATTGTTACAGTTTTCGGGAGATGAAGATGATTTAAATGTTTCAAAACTAAATACGGGAATTTACTTATTAAAAGTTAATGATAGCCAGGGTAATAGTAGTTTTGCTAAATTTATAAAGCAGTAG
- a CDS encoding DUF4269 domain-containing protein, whose protein sequence is MIENFSNKKDFKVYTIKQNGINPTLAGFKTGNLLFEVFSQNIPTEKQNTYRHIIIENKILKEKGYKFKQNVKHRK, encoded by the coding sequence TTGATAGAAAATTTTTCTAACAAAAAGGACTTTAAAGTTTATACTATAAAGCAAAATGGAATTAATCCAACTCTTGCAGGGTTTAAAACAGGTAATCTTTTGTTTGAGGTTTTTTCACAAAATATTCCAACGGAAAAGCAAAACACTTACAGACATATAATTATTGAAAATAAAATTTTAAAAGAAAAAGGTTATAAATTTAAACAGAACGTCAAACATAGAAAATAG
- a CDS encoding YifB family Mg chelatase-like AAA ATPase, with translation MLKKVFASAVFGVEASTITVEVNVDKGVGYHLVGLPDNAIKESNFRIAAALQNNGYKIPGKKIIINMSPADLRKEGSAYDLTLAIGILASTDQIKADDLDKYLIMGELSLDGNLQPIKGALPIAVKAREEGFKGFILPVQNAKEAAIVDNLEVFGVENIKQVIDFFDKGIALEQTIINTREEFEKSLDFPEFDFSDVKGQEGIKRCMEIAAAGGHNIILIGPPGAGKTMLAKRLPSILPPMTLHEALETTKIHSVVGRVKDTGLMSQRPFRSPHHTISNVALVGGGSYPQPGEISMSHNGVLFLDELPEFKREVLEVMRQPLEDREVTISRAKFTVTYPSSFMLVASMNPSPSGYFNDPNAPVTSSPAEMQRYLSKVSGPLLDRIDIHIEVTPVPFEKLSDDRKGETSVDIRKRVTKARERQTQRFAESDTVHYNAQMNTKQIRKHCVLDEASKQLLKTAMERLNLSARAYDRILKVSRTIADLEGVDKVDGSHIGEAIQYRSLDREGWLG, from the coding sequence ATGCTTAAAAAAGTTTTTGCTAGTGCCGTTTTCGGTGTGGAAGCTTCGACAATTACAGTCGAGGTAAACGTAGATAAGGGAGTCGGTTATCATTTAGTAGGTTTACCAGATAATGCTATTAAGGAGAGTAATTTTAGAATTGCCGCCGCACTTCAGAATAACGGATATAAAATTCCTGGTAAAAAAATTATCATTAATATGTCGCCAGCAGATTTGCGAAAAGAAGGATCTGCTTACGATTTAACTTTAGCTATCGGCATATTAGCTTCAACAGACCAAATTAAAGCTGACGATTTAGATAAATATCTCATTATGGGAGAATTATCTCTCGATGGGAATTTACAGCCTATAAAAGGCGCTTTACCCATTGCTGTAAAAGCAAGAGAAGAAGGATTTAAAGGTTTTATTTTGCCAGTCCAGAATGCGAAAGAAGCCGCTATTGTAGATAATTTGGAAGTTTTTGGTGTAGAAAATATTAAACAAGTGATTGACTTTTTTGATAAAGGCATCGCTCTAGAGCAAACCATAATTAATACACGAGAAGAGTTTGAGAAAAGTTTAGATTTTCCTGAATTCGATTTCTCGGATGTAAAAGGCCAAGAAGGCATTAAACGCTGTATGGAAATTGCTGCGGCTGGCGGACATAATATTATTTTAATTGGGCCACCAGGAGCAGGGAAAACTATGTTAGCAAAACGATTGCCTAGTATTTTACCACCAATGACGTTGCATGAAGCTTTGGAGACTACTAAAATTCATTCGGTGGTTGGTCGTGTAAAAGATACTGGGTTAATGTCGCAACGTCCGTTTAGAAGTCCGCATCATACAATATCAAACGTCGCTTTAGTCGGCGGAGGAAGTTACCCGCAACCTGGCGAAATTTCTATGTCGCATAACGGTGTTTTATTTTTAGATGAATTACCAGAGTTTAAGCGCGAAGTATTAGAAGTTATGCGCCAACCATTAGAGGATAGAGAAGTAACAATTTCAAGAGCAAAATTTACGGTTACCTATCCATCATCTTTTATGTTGGTGGCAAGTATGAATCCTAGTCCGAGTGGTTATTTTAACGATCCTAATGCGCCCGTAACATCAAGTCCTGCAGAAATGCAACGTTATTTAAGTAAAGTTTCTGGACCGCTTTTAGATCGTATTGATATCCATATAGAAGTAACACCTGTGCCTTTTGAAAAACTATCGGATGATAGAAAGGGAGAAACATCTGTTGATATTAGAAAACGTGTTACGAAAGCTAGAGAACGACAAACACAACGTTTTGCAGAGTCTGATACCGTACATTATAATGCGCAAATGAATACCAAACAAATTAGAAAACATTGTGTGTTAGATGAAGCTTCTAAGCAGTTATTAAAAACAGCTATGGAACGTTTGAATTTATCGGCTCGAGCTTATGATAGAATTTTGAAAGTTTCAAGAACTATCGCCGATTTAGAAGGTGTTGACAAAGTTGATGGTTCGCATATTGGTGAGGCAATTCAGTATAGAAGCTTAGATCGTGAAGGTTGGTTGGGATAG
- a CDS encoding T9SS type B sorting domain-containing protein yields the protein MTKLILNKRCILFFMVLFFLIVKAYSSVFICNTPYNFDGDAVVSQEGSFNMFSLDVLPPSCTTLSSPISGDTGVPVNTTLSWNSVSNVTGYKLTIGTVSGGTDILNAFDVGNVLIYNLPISLPESTTIYVSIIPYNLDGDALGCQEDFFNTFAPNVLAPICTILRSPLAGDIRVPLETDLSWESISNATGYKLTIGTTSGGTDILNAFDVGNVLSYNLPLNLPEFTAIYVSITPYNIAGEAFACDEEFFTTKSLVPVPSCTSLLVPLDNAKNVPVDTNIEWPSVPGATGYMLTLETLTTGIDVLNIFDLGDVTSYTPPTNLPKNRTIVITIVPYNIGGEAIGCIEEFFKTGEVIGAEIPPKFFTPNNDNTNDYWIVPNLLNQVSKVLIYNRYGKLLKQINDLSIGWDGTLNGNPLQKDDYWYQIIYKDGKVLKGHFSLVR from the coding sequence ATGACTAAATTGATTTTAAATAAGCGTTGTATTCTATTTTTTATGGTTCTCTTTTTTTTAATCGTAAAAGCGTATAGTTCTGTTTTTATATGTAATACACCTTATAATTTCGATGGAGACGCTGTGGTATCTCAAGAGGGATCTTTTAACATGTTTTCTTTAGATGTTCTGCCACCCAGTTGTACAACCTTATCATCACCAATATCTGGAGATACAGGTGTTCCTGTAAACACAACGTTATCTTGGAACTCTGTATCCAATGTAACAGGTTATAAATTAACTATAGGAACCGTTTCTGGCGGAACGGATATTTTGAATGCGTTTGATGTTGGAAATGTTTTAATTTATAATCTACCTATCAGTTTACCAGAGAGCACAACTATATATGTTAGCATAATACCTTATAATTTAGATGGAGATGCTCTAGGATGCCAAGAGGATTTTTTTAACACATTCGCTCCAAATGTTCTGGCACCTATTTGTACAATATTAAGATCCCCATTGGCAGGAGATATTAGAGTACCTCTTGAAACCGATTTATCTTGGGAGTCTATCTCCAATGCTACAGGCTATAAGTTGACTATAGGAACAACTTCCGGAGGAACAGACATACTAAATGCTTTTGATGTTGGTAACGTATTAAGTTATAATTTGCCTTTGAATTTACCAGAGTTTACAGCTATTTATGTTAGCATAACCCCATACAATATAGCTGGTGAAGCCTTTGCCTGTGATGAAGAATTTTTTACAACAAAATCTTTAGTTCCAGTGCCTAGTTGCACGAGTTTGTTAGTACCATTAGATAATGCTAAAAATGTACCTGTTGATACAAATATAGAATGGCCCTCTGTTCCTGGTGCAACTGGCTACATGTTAACTTTAGAAACACTTACAACAGGAATAGATGTTTTAAATATATTCGACCTTGGAGATGTTACCAGTTATACACCTCCTACAAATTTGCCTAAAAACAGAACTATTGTAATTACAATAGTTCCTTATAATATAGGAGGAGAAGCTATAGGCTGTATTGAAGAGTTTTTTAAAACAGGAGAAGTTATAGGAGCCGAAATACCTCCTAAGTTTTTTACACCAAACAACGACAACACTAACGATTATTGGATAGTTCCAAACCTATTAAACCAAGTCTCTAAAGTGTTAATTTATAATCGTTACGGAAAGCTGTTAAAGCAAATCAATGATTTATCCATAGGATGGGACGGCACACTTAATGGAAATCCTTTGCAGAAAGATGATTATTGGTATCAAATAATCTATAAAGATGGCAAGGTTTTAAAAGGTCATTTTAGTTTAGTTCGATAA
- the deoD gene encoding purine-nucleoside phosphorylase: MSVHIEAKKGEIAETILLPGDPLRAKWIAETFLENPVCFNKVRGMLGFTGTYQGKQVSVMGTGMGVPSISIYANELITEYGVKNLVRVGSAGSYQKEIKIRDIVLAMAASSNSGVNVLRFGGADYAPTANFELFQKAVDAAKTKNIPIKAGNVFTSDEFYADDFESYKKWSKFGVLCVEMETAGLYTIASKHGVNALTILTISDSLVTGERTTSKERETTFKDMIKIALELA, translated from the coding sequence ATGAGTGTACATATTGAAGCCAAAAAAGGTGAAATTGCAGAAACCATTCTATTACCAGGAGATCCTTTAAGGGCAAAATGGATTGCTGAAACATTTTTAGAAAATCCGGTTTGCTTTAACAAAGTTAGAGGGATGTTAGGATTTACAGGTACCTATCAAGGAAAACAAGTTTCTGTTATGGGCACAGGTATGGGTGTGCCTTCTATTTCAATTTATGCGAACGAACTCATTACAGAATATGGTGTTAAAAATTTAGTTCGCGTTGGAAGTGCTGGCTCTTATCAAAAGGAGATAAAAATTAGAGATATTGTTTTAGCCATGGCCGCATCATCAAATTCTGGAGTTAACGTACTCCGTTTTGGAGGAGCAGATTACGCACCTACCGCAAACTTTGAATTGTTTCAAAAAGCTGTAGATGCTGCAAAAACAAAAAACATACCTATAAAAGCTGGTAATGTATTTACTTCGGATGAATTTTATGCTGACGATTTTGAATCTTATAAAAAATGGTCCAAATTTGGAGTTCTTTGTGTTGAAATGGAAACGGCTGGACTTTATACAATTGCATCCAAACATGGTGTGAATGCATTAACAATTCTTACCATTTCTGATTCTTTAGTAACTGGTGAGCGTACCACAAGTAAAGAACGTGAGACTACATTTAAGGATATGATTAAAATCGCTTTAGAATTGGCTTAA
- the deoC gene encoding deoxyribose-phosphate aldolase, with amino-acid sequence MKLLNTYIDHTLLKPTATKNEIIKLCKEAKEYQFFSVCVNSCYVALAKSELKNSKVNVCSVIGFPLGAMSTQAKVEEAKSALNDGADEIDMVINIGLLKSKDFDAVWKDIEAVKEIMPNNILKVILETCYLEEVEIIKASELAIQSGADFIKTSTGFGTGGATIEDVKLMKSVAKNEVKIKASGGIKDTKTALEFINIGAERLGTSSGIAIITNDKSLNSNY; translated from the coding sequence ATGAAACTTTTAAATACATATATAGACCACACTCTACTAAAACCGACAGCCACAAAAAACGAGATCATTAAACTCTGTAAAGAAGCTAAAGAATACCAATTTTTTTCAGTTTGTGTTAATAGTTGTTATGTGGCATTAGCCAAATCAGAATTAAAAAACAGTAAAGTAAACGTGTGCAGTGTTATTGGTTTTCCATTGGGAGCAATGAGTACTCAAGCCAAAGTTGAAGAAGCTAAATCAGCATTAAATGATGGTGCAGATGAGATTGATATGGTTATCAATATTGGATTACTAAAAAGTAAAGATTTTGATGCCGTTTGGAAAGATATCGAAGCTGTTAAAGAAATTATGCCTAATAATATTCTAAAAGTTATTTTAGAAACCTGCTATCTTGAAGAAGTAGAAATTATTAAAGCTAGTGAACTTGCCATACAAAGTGGTGCCGACTTTATAAAAACCTCAACAGGTTTTGGAACTGGTGGCGCTACTATTGAAGATGTAAAACTTATGAAGAGTGTAGCAAAAAATGAAGTCAAAATAAAAGCTTCGGGAGGTATTAAAGACACTAAAACCGCTTTAGAATTCATAAATATTGGTGCTGAACGTTTAGGAACATCTTCTGGGATTGCAATAATTACCAATGATAAATCATTAAATTCAAATTATTAA
- a CDS encoding glutathione peroxidase, protein MKTIDKAKLASNKSTEIKKYSIYDIAINAIDGKSISLSEFKGKKILFVNVASKCGFTKQYKDLQMLNDKYKEELVIIGSPCNQFGQQERGDASQIQKFCELNFGVKFLLTEKIDVKGAKQHSLYKWLTTKGLNGKMSSSVKWNFQKYLVDDNGGLIDYYYSITNPMSSKITKYL, encoded by the coding sequence ATGAAAACAATTGATAAAGCCAAATTAGCTTCGAATAAATCTACTGAAATAAAAAAGTATTCAATTTATGATATAGCTATTAATGCTATAGATGGTAAATCTATTTCTCTTTCAGAATTTAAAGGGAAGAAAATACTTTTTGTTAATGTTGCTTCAAAGTGCGGATTTACAAAACAATATAAGGATTTGCAAATGTTGAATGATAAGTATAAAGAAGAGCTAGTAATTATTGGCTCACCATGTAATCAATTTGGACAACAAGAGAGAGGTGATGCTTCACAAATCCAAAAATTTTGTGAACTCAATTTTGGTGTTAAATTTTTACTTACAGAAAAGATTGATGTTAAAGGAGCTAAACAACATTCTTTATATAAGTGGTTGACAACTAAAGGTCTTAACGGGAAAATGAGCTCAAGTGTAAAATGGAATTTTCAAAAATATTTAGTTGATGATAATGGCGGTCTTATAGATTACTATTATTCAATAACCAATCCAATGAGTTCAAAAATAACTAAGTATTTGTGA
- a CDS encoding DUF6796 family protein has translation MKLTKTLGYLGLIASILVGLGEYFLHYSPSILEHSENYQFFKFVSLNNLTAGHFLAVIGLPFYFAGYIHIYRMLKSGNETLARLVLAIGFIAFAVGGVWIGSRASIGNIVHLKESMDASVYQNLLAHYTNHMEVLVQALRVIIATLSIVFAVAILKGGTYYKKWMAIFNPIVILILLVVLGKLIPALGKHMLPILMNVTHFILFGLSLYQFNKYIKNQKNA, from the coding sequence ATGAAATTAACTAAAACTTTAGGGTATCTAGGCCTTATTGCTTCTATTCTTGTAGGTTTGGGCGAATACTTTTTACACTATTCACCCTCAATTTTAGAACATTCCGAAAACTATCAATTTTTTAAATTTGTATCATTAAATAATCTTACCGCAGGTCATTTCTTGGCCGTTATTGGATTGCCTTTTTATTTTGCAGGATACATTCATATATACAGAATGTTAAAATCTGGAAACGAAACATTGGCTAGGCTGGTTTTAGCTATAGGGTTTATAGCTTTTGCTGTTGGCGGTGTATGGATTGGCTCACGCGCTTCTATTGGTAATATTGTGCATTTAAAAGAGAGTATGGATGCCTCAGTTTACCAAAACCTATTAGCGCATTACACCAACCACATGGAAGTATTAGTGCAAGCGCTACGTGTTATTATAGCAACATTATCTATTGTTTTTGCTGTCGCTATTTTAAAAGGAGGCACGTATTACAAAAAATGGATGGCAATTTTCAACCCTATTGTTATACTTATTTTATTAGTGGTTTTAGGAAAACTAATACCTGCTTTAGGAAAGCACATGCTGCCTATCTTAATGAACGTCACTCATTTTATTCTTTTCGGATTATCATTATACCAATTTAACAAATACATTAAAAATCAAAAAAATGCTTAA